The Streptomyces sp. NBC_01353 genome contains a region encoding:
- a CDS encoding APC family permease, whose protein sequence is MAEEAQVAAHTGLRRTLGFRDLVVYGLLFIAPMAPVGVFGTLDAKSHGSVALVYVVATVAMAFTAFSYAQMVRVVPLAGSVFAYARKALGEGPGFVAGWMAMLDYMLIPAVAYLFAGIAMEALVPEVDRWVWTAIAVVVTTLLNLWGVRAAARVGFAVLAMEIVVLLIFVVSSVVVLVQDGARRDWWSPLGGDGTFSTAAVVGAVSVAVLSYLGFDAIASFAEEVTGGSEKVARAVLFCLALAGVLFVAQTYLVALLEPLSSAELAADPSKQGSAFYDAVDVSVGTWLHDLVAVSKAIGAAFAALAGQAAAARLLFAMGRERRLPRLLGRTDSGVPRVALLLAAAVTMVAAVWAAQRDDGLDHLVSVVDVGALTAFVLLHASVVGWFAVRRMEGPPHWLRHVVMPVVGAAILIAVIVEASVSAQLVGVIWLGVGLVVLAVQGTTRVP, encoded by the coding sequence ATGGCCGAGGAAGCACAGGTGGCAGCGCACACCGGACTGCGGCGGACCCTCGGGTTCCGCGACCTTGTCGTCTACGGGCTGCTCTTCATCGCGCCCATGGCCCCCGTCGGCGTCTTCGGCACCCTCGACGCCAAATCGCACGGCTCGGTGGCGCTCGTCTACGTCGTCGCCACCGTCGCGATGGCGTTCACCGCTTTCAGCTACGCGCAGATGGTGCGGGTCGTCCCGCTCGCGGGCTCCGTCTTCGCCTACGCCCGCAAAGCCCTGGGCGAGGGGCCGGGGTTCGTCGCCGGGTGGATGGCGATGCTCGACTACATGCTGATCCCGGCCGTGGCCTACCTCTTCGCGGGCATCGCGATGGAGGCTCTGGTCCCGGAGGTGGACCGGTGGGTGTGGACCGCGATCGCGGTGGTCGTCACGACGCTGCTCAACCTCTGGGGGGTACGGGCGGCTGCCCGGGTCGGCTTCGCGGTGCTCGCCATGGAGATCGTGGTGCTGCTGATCTTCGTGGTGTCGTCGGTGGTCGTCCTCGTCCAGGACGGGGCGCGGCGCGACTGGTGGTCACCGCTGGGCGGGGACGGGACGTTCTCGACGGCGGCCGTGGTGGGCGCGGTGTCGGTCGCCGTGCTCTCGTACCTCGGCTTCGACGCGATCGCCTCGTTCGCGGAGGAGGTCACCGGAGGGTCGGAGAAGGTGGCGCGGGCGGTGCTGTTCTGCCTGGCGCTGGCGGGCGTGCTCTTCGTGGCCCAGACGTACCTGGTGGCGCTGCTGGAACCGCTCTCCTCGGCGGAGCTGGCGGCGGATCCCTCGAAGCAGGGCTCGGCGTTCTACGACGCGGTGGACGTGTCCGTGGGGACGTGGCTGCACGACCTGGTGGCGGTGTCGAAGGCGATCGGGGCGGCGTTCGCGGCGCTCGCCGGGCAGGCGGCGGCCGCCCGGCTGCTCTTCGCGATGGGCCGGGAGCGGCGGCTGCCGCGGCTGCTCGGCCGTACGGATTCGGGGGTGCCGCGGGTGGCTCTGCTGCTCGCCGCGGCCGTGACGATGGTGGCGGCGGTGTGGGCGGCGCAGCGGGACGACGGTCTCGACCACCTGGTGTCGGTGGTCGACGTCGGGGCCCTGACGGCCTTCGTGCTGCTGCACGCGAGCGTGGTGGGGTGGTTCGCGGTACGCCGCATGGAGGGGCCGCCGCACTGGCTGCGGCACGTGGTGATGCCGGTGGTGGGGGCGGCGATCCTGATCGCGGTGATCGTGGAGGCGTCGGTGTCGGCGCAGCTGGTGGGCGTGATCTGGCTGGGCGTGGGCCTGGTGGTGCTCGCGGTGCAGGGGACGACGCGGGTGCCGTGA
- a CDS encoding ROK family protein: MNVFGVDIGGSGIKGAPVDLERGELAEPRHKVLTPHPATPEGVAGCVVEVVENFGWSGPVGVTFPGVVTGSTIRTAANVDKSWIDVDAGRLLGERLGGLPVTILNDADAAGIAEITFGAGRGRKGTVILLTLGTGIGSALFVDGRLVPNTELGHLELKGHDAEKRASTKAKEDEDLSWEHWATRRVQKYLAHVEMLFSPELFIIGGGVSRKADKFLPLIEGIRAEIVPAELQNNAGIVGAAMAARAR; encoded by the coding sequence ATGAACGTTTTCGGAGTGGACATCGGCGGCTCGGGCATCAAGGGCGCTCCGGTGGACCTGGAGCGCGGGGAGCTGGCCGAGCCCCGCCACAAGGTACTGACCCCGCATCCCGCCACACCCGAAGGTGTGGCGGGATGTGTCGTCGAGGTCGTCGAGAACTTCGGCTGGTCCGGCCCGGTCGGGGTGACCTTCCCGGGTGTCGTGACGGGCTCCACGATCCGTACCGCCGCGAACGTCGACAAGTCCTGGATCGACGTCGACGCGGGCAGACTGCTCGGCGAACGCCTGGGCGGGCTCCCGGTGACGATCCTGAACGACGCGGACGCGGCCGGTATCGCCGAGATCACCTTCGGCGCGGGCCGGGGACGCAAGGGCACGGTGATCCTGCTGACGCTCGGTACGGGCATCGGCTCGGCGCTCTTCGTGGACGGCCGGCTCGTGCCGAACACGGAGCTGGGCCATCTGGAGCTGAAGGGCCACGACGCGGAGAAGCGGGCGTCGACGAAGGCCAAGGAGGACGAGGACCTCAGCTGGGAGCACTGGGCGACGCGGCGGGTGCAGAAGTACCTGGCCCATGTGGAGATGCTGTTCTCGCCGGAGCTGTTCATCATCGGCGGGGGAGTGAGCCGGAAGGCGGACAAGTTCCTGCCGCTGATCGAGGGCATCAGGGCGGAGATCGTGCCGGCGGAGCTGCAGAACAACGCGGGGATCGTGGGCGCGGCGATGGCGGCGCGGGCGCGGTAG
- a CDS encoding DUF6542 domain-containing protein translates to MPVRRPVPPVVLALRRLPNPRLTGLGAGLFASATMLVLGLLDQLLLDGSPLAYGLLFLPVSALTALWVRTADLVTAPISVPIAFAVGVVPIAGGTGGFGGQAMAVVTALAVQAGWLYGGTLVAGLITCVRKVRHMARRQRLAARAPQRVRRP, encoded by the coding sequence GTGCCCGTACGCCGGCCCGTGCCGCCCGTCGTCCTCGCGCTGCGGCGGCTGCCCAACCCGCGGCTGACCGGCCTCGGCGCCGGGCTCTTCGCCTCCGCCACCATGCTGGTGCTCGGCCTGCTCGACCAGCTGCTCCTCGACGGCTCCCCGCTCGCCTACGGCCTGCTGTTCCTGCCGGTCAGCGCCCTGACCGCGCTCTGGGTCCGCACCGCCGACCTCGTCACCGCACCGATCAGCGTGCCCATCGCCTTCGCGGTCGGTGTCGTGCCGATCGCGGGCGGCACCGGGGGCTTCGGCGGGCAGGCGATGGCCGTCGTCACGGCCCTCGCCGTGCAGGCCGGGTGGCTGTACGGCGGCACCCTCGTCGCCGGTCTGATCACCTGCGTCCGGAAGGTGCGGCACATGGCCCGCCGCCAGCGCCTCGCGGCCCGCGCGCCCCAGCGGGTCCGCCGCCCGTAG
- the xseA gene encoding exodeoxyribonuclease VII large subunit — protein MGLNTSAEAPLPVGEVSRLIGGWIDRLGAVWVEGQITQLSRRPGAGVVFLTLRDPSYDISIGVTCYRQVFDAVADVVSEGARVVVHAKPEWYAPRGQLSLRAVEIKPVGIGELLARLEQLKRSLGAEGLFALDRKKPLPFLPQLVGLVVGRASAAERDVLENARRRWPAVRFEVRNVAVQGVKAVPQVVQAVKELDAHDGVDVIIVARGGGSVEDLLPFSDEQLIRAVADCRTPVVSAIGHEPDSPLLDLVADLRASTPTDAAKKVVPDVGEELDRVQGLRDRALRTVRGLLDREERGLAHALARPVMEHPQRMVELREDELDALLARSRRTLGHLLDRADSELSHTRARVRALSPAATMERGYAVLQRADGSVVRSPEEVAVDEELRARVAAGEFAVRRVVGPDA, from the coding sequence ATGGGTCTCAATACGTCCGCCGAAGCGCCGCTGCCCGTCGGGGAGGTCTCCCGGCTGATCGGGGGGTGGATCGACCGGCTCGGTGCCGTGTGGGTCGAGGGGCAGATCACGCAGTTGTCCCGGCGGCCAGGGGCCGGGGTCGTCTTCCTGACGCTGCGGGATCCCTCGTACGACATCTCCATCGGCGTGACCTGCTACCGCCAGGTCTTCGACGCCGTCGCCGACGTCGTCTCCGAGGGCGCCCGGGTCGTCGTGCACGCGAAGCCCGAGTGGTACGCGCCGCGCGGGCAGCTGTCCCTGCGGGCCGTGGAGATCAAGCCGGTCGGCATCGGGGAGCTGCTGGCCCGACTGGAGCAGCTGAAGCGGAGCCTGGGCGCCGAGGGGCTCTTCGCGCTCGACCGCAAGAAGCCCTTGCCGTTCCTCCCCCAGCTCGTCGGCCTCGTCGTCGGCCGCGCCTCCGCCGCCGAGCGGGACGTCCTGGAGAACGCGCGGCGCCGCTGGCCCGCCGTCCGCTTCGAGGTCCGTAACGTCGCCGTGCAGGGCGTGAAGGCCGTGCCCCAGGTCGTCCAGGCGGTGAAGGAGCTCGACGCGCACGACGGGGTGGACGTGATCATCGTGGCGCGGGGCGGCGGCAGCGTGGAGGACCTGCTTCCGTTCTCGGACGAGCAGCTGATCCGGGCGGTCGCCGACTGCCGTACACCGGTGGTCTCCGCGATCGGCCACGAGCCGGACTCGCCGCTGCTCGACCTCGTCGCCGACCTGCGCGCCTCCACGCCGACCGACGCCGCCAAGAAGGTCGTACCGGACGTCGGCGAGGAGCTGGACCGGGTGCAGGGCCTGCGGGACCGGGCGCTGCGGACCGTACGGGGGCTGCTCGACCGGGAGGAGCGCGGACTCGCGCACGCGCTGGCGCGGCCGGTCATGGAGCATCCGCAGCGGATGGTGGAGCTGCGCGAGGACGAGCTCGACGCGCTGCTCGCCCGCAGCCGCCGGACGCTCGGGCATCTGCTCGACCGGGCCGACTCGGAACTGTCGCACACCCGGGCGCGGGTCCGGGCCCTGTCGCCCGCCGCGACGATGGAGCGGGGGTACGCCGTGCTCCAGCGGGCGGACGGATCGGTCGTGCGCTCCCCGGAGGAGGTCGCGGTGGACGAGGAGCTGCGGGCGAGGGTCGCGGCGGGCGAGTTCGCGGTGCGGCGCGTTGTCGGACCGGACGCATAG
- a CDS encoding 4-hydroxy-3-methylbut-2-enyl diphosphate reductase, which produces MTATPASTPETATTTNRPKRVLLAAPRGYCAGVDRAVIAVEKALEQYGAPIYVRHEIVHNKYVVQTLERKGAIFVDQATEVPAGNIVMFSAHGVAPTVHEEAREGRLKTIDATCPLVTKVHKEAVRFANEDFDILLIGHEGHEEVIGTSGEAPDHIQLVDGPGDVAKVEVRDPSRVVWLSQTTLSVDETMETVDALKEKFPQLISPPSDDICYATQNRQLAIKELAGQAELVIVVGSKNSSNSIRMVEVAKQAGVPAAYLVDFASEIDEAWLEGVTSVGLSSGASVPDVLVQEVLAWLTERGYADVEIVKTADESLTFSLPKELRNKDLRAEAAKLVQE; this is translated from the coding sequence ATGACTGCTACGCCCGCGTCGACGCCCGAGACCGCGACCACGACGAACCGCCCGAAGCGTGTCCTGCTCGCCGCTCCCCGCGGCTACTGCGCGGGCGTGGACCGTGCCGTGATCGCCGTGGAGAAGGCCCTGGAGCAGTACGGTGCGCCGATCTACGTACGCCACGAGATCGTGCACAACAAGTACGTCGTCCAGACCCTGGAGCGGAAGGGCGCCATCTTCGTCGACCAGGCGACCGAGGTGCCGGCGGGCAACATCGTGATGTTCTCCGCGCACGGCGTGGCCCCGACCGTGCACGAGGAGGCCCGCGAGGGTCGTCTGAAGACCATCGACGCGACCTGCCCGCTGGTCACGAAGGTGCACAAGGAGGCGGTCCGGTTCGCCAACGAGGACTTCGACATCCTCCTGATCGGCCACGAGGGCCACGAGGAGGTCATCGGCACCTCCGGCGAGGCCCCCGACCACATCCAGCTCGTCGACGGCCCCGGCGACGTGGCCAAGGTCGAGGTCCGCGACCCGTCGAGGGTCGTCTGGCTCTCCCAGACCACGCTCTCGGTCGACGAGACGATGGAGACGGTGGACGCGCTGAAGGAGAAGTTCCCGCAGCTGATCTCCCCGCCGTCCGACGACATCTGCTACGCCACGCAGAACCGGCAGCTGGCCATCAAGGAGCTCGCCGGCCAGGCCGAGCTGGTGATCGTCGTCGGCTCGAAGAACTCCTCGAACTCGATCCGCATGGTCGAGGTCGCCAAGCAGGCCGGCGTGCCGGCCGCGTACCTGGTCGACTTCGCGAGCGAGATCGACGAGGCCTGGCTGGAGGGCGTCACCTCGGTCGGCCTGTCGTCGGGCGCCTCCGTCCCGGACGTCCTCGTCCAGGAGGTCCTGGCCTGGCTCACCGAGCGTGGCTACGCGGACGTGGAGATCGTCAAGACGGCCGACGAGTCGCTGACCTTCTCGCTCCCGAAGGAGCTCCGGAACAAGGACCTGCGCGCCGAGGCTGCGAAGCTCGTACAGGAGTAG
- a CDS encoding exodeoxyribonuclease VII small subunit — protein MAATTEEALGYEQARDELIEVVRRLETGGTTLEEALALWERGEELAKVCRRWLEGARARLDAAISSSEGDEAKDAAE, from the coding sequence ATGGCAGCCACCACGGAAGAGGCGCTCGGTTACGAGCAGGCACGCGACGAGCTGATCGAGGTCGTTCGGCGTCTGGAGACGGGCGGAACGACCCTGGAGGAGGCGCTCGCGCTCTGGGAGCGTGGAGAGGAATTGGCCAAGGTCTGCCGGCGTTGGCTGGAAGGCGCTCGCGCACGGCTCGACGCCGCGATCTCCTCTTCCGAGGGCGACGAGGCCAAGGACGCCGCCGAGTAG